TACGTCACATCCGCTGACTCCGGAGCACTCGTCATGGCCAACCTCAGCTCCACCCGCGTGACACCCCGCACCGATGCACAGCCCTGGCTACGCATCTTCTGGGCCGCCGTCACCGCGCTGCTCACCATCGGCATCCTCATGGTCGGCGGAATCCCCGCCCTCCAAAACGCCACCATCATCATGGGCCTACCCTTCGCCATCGTGGTACTGCTCGTCATGGTCGGCCTATGGAAAGCACTCGCCGACGAAGGGCGCCGCATCGAATCCAGACACCGCGTGGTCGAGCCATCCATCCTCGGCTCCTCCACCATGGTTCGCCAACGCCCCTCCTGGCGATCCCGGATGTCCAAGGCGTTCAACACCGTCTCCCGCCGCCGAGCGGAGGAATACCTCAACCGGGTCGTCATCCCCGCCCTGGAAGACGTAGCCACCGCATTCCGCGACGAAGGCACCACAGCCGAAGTCGTCTCCGGCGAAGACGAAGACATGAGCCTCATCGACGCAGGCGACGAACCCACCAGATACGTCGCACTCGTGGCCCAATGCGGAGAAGAAGAAACCTTCCGATACCGCGTCTCAATCCGAACCGTAGCCGCACCCTCATACGGGCGAGCCCTCGACGTCGAAGACGTCACCACACGACTCGAAGTCAACGGGATCTCCGACGAACCCTACGACGTATTCGGCTACAGCACAGACGAACTAAGACACGACATCCTCGACCACTACGAAAGGTACGTCGACTTCCGACGAATCTACGAAATCGAATCCTCGATCACATAAACCCCACAAAAACACCACCGATGCCCCGATCACCACAACCGGTGACCGGGGCATCACCGTGCGCCAAGGCAGGATGAGACACGAAAACAGAAACACCGACAGGAGACAGCCATGGCAAGTTCGGCATTCGGCACCGGTGCCAGCTTCGGCGCACCCCGAAAACACCACACCCCCATCGAAGGACAACAACTACCCGACAACGCCCCCTGCCCCTGCGGGTCAGGCCGCACCTACATCGGATGCTGCGGAGCCCTCCACCACGGACTACGCCGAGCAGGCACCGCCGAAGCACTCATGCGCTCCCGCTACAGCGCATTCGCCCTCTACAACGGCAAATATCTCCTCGACACCTGGCACCCCAACACCCGCCCCGAACACCTGCGCCTAGACCCAGAACACACCTGGACCGCACTCGACATCCTCGACACCCACCACGGAAACACCACCGACACCACCGGAACCGTCACCTATCGCGCCCACGCCCGCGCCCGCGACGGACACACAACCACCCTCACCGAACACAGCAGATTCCAACGACTCAACGGCGCCTGGGTCTACGTCGACGGTGACATCCTCGATTAACACAGGCCGGTGGGGCCGGCCATCCACAATGACCAGCCCCACCAAACACTCAACACAGCGAACGTCAGAACAAACCGACAATCTCACCGTTCTCATCAATATCCATACGCTCTGCCGCAGGATGCTTACCCAAGCCCGGCATCGTACGCATCTCACCAGCGATCGCGTACACATACCCCGCGCCAGCAGCCAAACGCACCTCACGCACAGGCAACCGCCAACCAGTCGGCGCACCCTTCAACTTCGGGTCATGCGAGATAGACAAATGCGTCTTAGCGATAACGACCGGCAAATTACCGAAACCAAGATCCGTGAACCGAGCAAGCTCCTTACGGGCCACCGGAGACAGATCCACACCATCGCCGCCGTACACCTTCGTCGTCACCTTGTGGAGCTTGTCCTCCAACGAATCCGACATCTCATAGCTCGG
This region of Dermatophilus congolensis genomic DNA includes:
- a CDS encoding YchJ family protein, which translates into the protein MASSAFGTGASFGAPRKHHTPIEGQQLPDNAPCPCGSGRTYIGCCGALHHGLRRAGTAEALMRSRYSAFALYNGKYLLDTWHPNTRPEHLRLDPEHTWTALDILDTHHGNTTDTTGTVTYRAHARARDGHTTTLTEHSRFQRLNGAWVYVDGDILD